Proteins encoded in a region of the Drosophila sechellia strain sech25 chromosome 2L, ASM438219v1, whole genome shotgun sequence genome:
- the LOC116800205 gene encoding uncharacterized protein LOC116800205, with amino-acid sequence MHSCRGSPQRNETRGGKLRCERGVAERVRLKQTFDRRTDELQKQHDSVRNALAEHRSKARQILTKRQNREAVYPAMASWSSSMVLITTAVRVPARQPFQAIISL; translated from the exons ATGCACAGCTGCAGAGGCTCGCCGCAACGA AATGAAACGCGAGGTGGCAAGCTCCGTTGTGAACGTGGCGTAGCTGAACGTGTGCGGCTGAAGCAGACCTTTGACCGAAGAACGGATGAGCTTCAGAAGCAGCACGACTCAGTGCGCAATGCCCTGGCAGAACACCGCTCCAAG GCTCGTCAAATTCTGACAAAGAGGCAGAATCGCGAAGCTGTGTATCCAGCAATGGCTTCTTGGTCCTCTTCCATGGTCCTCATCACCACGGCTGTTCGGGTTCCGGCTCGTCAGCCCTTTCAGGCAATAATCTCACTCTAA